A genomic window from Cytobacillus sp. IB215665 includes:
- the rpsC gene encoding 30S ribosomal protein S3: MGQKVNPVGLRIGVIRDWESKWYADKDYADLLHEDLKVREYITKRLSDSAVSKVEIERAANRVNISVHTAKPGMVIGKGGTEVEALRKALNALTGKRVHINIVEIKRADLDAKLVADNIARQLENRVSFRRVQKQAIQRALRAGAKGIKTMVSGRLGGADIARAEYYSEGTVPLHTLRADIDYGTAEADTTYGKLGVKVWIYRGEVLPTKKNKEEGGK, translated from the coding sequence GTGGGTCAAAAAGTAAATCCAGTAGGTTTGCGTATCGGAGTCATCCGTGATTGGGAATCAAAGTGGTATGCTGATAAGGACTATGCAGATTTGTTGCATGAAGACCTTAAGGTTCGTGAATACATTACTAAGAGATTAAGTGACTCTGCAGTATCAAAAGTGGAAATTGAACGTGCGGCTAATCGTGTGAATATTTCAGTACACACTGCAAAACCAGGAATGGTTATTGGTAAAGGTGGTACAGAAGTAGAAGCACTTCGTAAAGCGTTAAATGCGTTGACAGGTAAACGTGTCCACATTAATATCGTAGAAATTAAGAGAGCTGACTTAGATGCTAAATTAGTAGCAGATAATATTGCTCGTCAATTAGAAAACCGTGTATCCTTCCGTCGTGTGCAAAAGCAAGCTATTCAACGTGCTTTACGCGCTGGAGCAAAAGGGATTAAAACAATGGTATCTGGTCGTTTAGGTGGTGCAGATATCGCTCGTGCTGAATATTACAGTGAGGGAACAGTTCCACTTCATACGCTCCGTGCTGACATAGATTATGGTACAGCTGAAGCAGATACTACGTATGGTAAATTAGGCGTAAAAGTATG